In a genomic window of Aeromicrobium panaciterrae:
- a CDS encoding DivIVA domain-containing protein has translation MPLTPEDVRNKRFTPVRLREGYDMGEVDQFLDEVEAELERLTVENEELRAKVAAASTGEPTGLIPSISQSAPAVQPAPAVQETFYTPPAPVEQAPEPTPEPVAVAPTPVAAPVPSMGDASSAAARLLEIASSNADQLMEAAKDEADRIVGEARTKAERLTNEARGKADRLETDARIRAQKLDDETNERRSQAVATIERERYEMQREVEHLRAYEREYRARLKNYFQSQLDQISANEAGTSAPVQEPVDAAPRRLRSLLGDDEGF, from the coding sequence ATGCCGTTGACGCCAGAGGACGTGCGTAACAAGCGATTTACGCCTGTCCGTCTTCGCGAAGGCTATGACATGGGCGAAGTTGATCAGTTTCTCGATGAAGTTGAAGCTGAACTCGAACGACTTACCGTCGAGAACGAGGAACTTCGCGCCAAGGTAGCTGCCGCATCGACCGGCGAACCGACCGGTCTCATCCCCTCGATCTCGCAGTCGGCTCCGGCCGTACAGCCTGCTCCGGCCGTTCAGGAGACGTTCTACACGCCTCCTGCCCCGGTGGAGCAAGCACCCGAGCCGACCCCGGAGCCTGTTGCTGTCGCGCCGACTCCGGTCGCAGCTCCGGTGCCTTCCATGGGCGACGCGTCGTCCGCTGCGGCACGTCTCCTCGAGATCGCGTCTTCCAACGCCGATCAGCTCATGGAGGCCGCCAAGGACGAGGCAGACCGCATCGTCGGTGAGGCCCGCACCAAGGCTGAGCGCCTCACCAATGAGGCTCGTGGCAAGGCTGATCGTCTTGAGACCGATGCCCGCATCCGCGCGCAGAAGCTCGATGATGAGACCAACGAGCGTCGTTCGCAGGCTGTCGCCACGATCGAGCGTGAGCGTTACGAGATGCAGCGCGAAGTTGAGCACCTCCGTGCTTACGAGCGCGAGTACCGTGCACGGCTCAAGAACTACTTCCAGAGCCAGCTCGATCAGATCTCGGCCAACGAAGCCGGCACCTCTGCCCCGGTACAGGAGCCTGTCGACGCAGCACCGCGTCGCCTTCGCTCGCTGCTGGGTGATGACGAAGGCTTCTGA
- a CDS encoding YggT family protein has translation MAAVGSIIYFALWVCVLLLIARFVLDWVQMFARQWRPRGLIAVLCEGIYSVTDPPLRAVRGVIPPLRLGSVMLDLSPMILLIGIFILQRIVAAVFF, from the coding sequence ATGGCCGCTGTCGGCAGCATCATCTACTTCGCCCTCTGGGTTTGCGTTCTGCTCCTGATCGCGCGTTTCGTGCTCGACTGGGTGCAGATGTTCGCTCGTCAGTGGCGACCGCGCGGTCTCATTGCCGTGCTCTGTGAGGGCATCTACTCCGTCACGGATCCGCCTCTGCGGGCCGTACGCGGAGTGATCCCGCCGCTCCGGCTCGGATCGGTGATGCTCGATCTCTCGCCGATGATCCTGCTGATCGGAATCTTCATCCTGCAGCGCATCGTCGCCGCCGTCTTCTTTTAG
- a CDS encoding cell division protein SepF: MAGAMRKVGEYLGLVEQADFDDEFDDDIEPSVPISRQPAVVRAAAAPVASMEEHRRPARRPSNSSDLQRIETVTPRTYNDARTVGEHYRSGVPVIMNLSEIDDEDAKRLVDFSAGLVFAAHGSINRVTAKVFLLSPENITVTDEDKQRIAAGGFYNQD, from the coding sequence ATGGCTGGCGCAATGCGGAAGGTCGGCGAATATCTCGGCCTGGTCGAACAGGCTGACTTCGACGACGAGTTTGACGACGACATTGAGCCGTCGGTCCCGATCAGTCGGCAGCCGGCGGTCGTACGTGCCGCTGCCGCACCGGTAGCGAGCATGGAAGAACACCGCCGCCCTGCGCGCCGGCCCTCCAACTCCTCAGACCTGCAGCGCATCGAGACGGTGACACCGCGCACCTACAACGACGCGCGCACGGTCGGCGAGCACTACCGCTCCGGTGTGCCCGTCATCATGAACCTCTCCGAGATCGATGACGAGGACGCCAAGCGCCTCGTCGACTTCTCCGCTGGACTCGTGTTCGCAGCCCACGGCTCGATCAATCGCGTCACCGCCAAGGTCTTCCTGCTGTCACCTGAGAACATCACGGTGACGGACGAGGACAAGCAGCGCATTGCTGCTGGCGGCTTCTACAACCAAGACTGA
- a CDS encoding YggS family pyridoxal phosphate-dependent enzyme, with translation MTRRDEIAAGLASVEQRIVDACTEAGRDRSEITLIVVTKTYPASDVELVAELGVLDVGENRHPEAGDKAEQVAAPLRWHFLGGLQTNKAGAIARYADTVHSVDRVKLVNALSRGAEAAGRTLRCLVQIDFGEADGRSGVAPAGLAELAAAVADADHLELAGIMTVAPLGEDPVPHFQHLVRLSADLRKEHPEATIISAGMSDDFQHAIKAGATHLRLGRSVLGERASTR, from the coding sequence ATGACACGCAGGGACGAGATTGCAGCGGGCCTCGCCAGCGTTGAGCAGCGGATTGTTGACGCCTGTACGGAGGCTGGGCGCGATCGCTCCGAAATCACTCTCATCGTGGTCACCAAGACCTATCCAGCCAGCGATGTCGAACTCGTGGCGGAGCTCGGCGTACTCGACGTGGGGGAGAACCGGCATCCCGAAGCTGGCGACAAGGCTGAGCAGGTTGCGGCACCGCTGCGCTGGCACTTCTTGGGCGGGTTGCAGACCAACAAGGCCGGCGCGATCGCTCGGTACGCCGACACGGTGCACAGCGTCGACCGGGTCAAGCTTGTCAACGCGCTCTCGCGTGGTGCCGAAGCGGCTGGACGTACGCTCCGCTGCCTCGTTCAGATTGACTTCGGTGAGGCCGATGGTCGGTCGGGAGTCGCACCTGCGGGACTGGCCGAGCTTGCCGCTGCCGTGGCGGACGCCGACCACCTGGAACTGGCCGGAATCATGACAGTTGCACCCCTAGGCGAGGACCCCGTGCCGCACTTCCAGCACCTCGTACGACTGTCGGCTGACCTGCGCAAAGAACATCCTGAAGCGACGATCATCTCCGCGGGGATGAGCGATGACTTCCAACACGCCATCAAGGCCGGCGCGACACACCTGCGACTCGGGCGTTCAGTGCTCGGTGAGCGTGCTTCCACCCGGTAA
- a CDS encoding polyphenol oxidase family protein — protein sequence MFFHRETVGRVEFAFSDRDGGLSDGAWASLNLGTSNGDDPNLVQGNLELLGEHLGVDRLVRMTQVHGADVAWTDSVAVGEIPAVDALLTDQVGVGVLVRVADCTPVVLVGLDEPVAGVIHCGREGLVQGIVLAAIGAIRDRGAESLEAWVGPRACGRCYEVPQEMADAVAAAVPEARSTTSWGTPALDVGAGVIAQLRELGVQVNDLGDHVCTIEDERFYSYRRQGQDSGRFGAVAVIR from the coding sequence GTGTTCTTTCACCGCGAGACGGTTGGTCGGGTCGAATTCGCCTTCAGCGACCGTGACGGGGGACTGAGCGACGGCGCGTGGGCTTCGCTCAACCTCGGTACATCCAACGGTGACGACCCCAATCTCGTACAAGGCAACCTAGAGCTGCTCGGCGAACATCTCGGAGTCGATCGCCTCGTCCGTATGACGCAGGTGCACGGTGCCGACGTTGCTTGGACAGACTCCGTCGCCGTTGGTGAGATCCCGGCGGTCGATGCGCTGCTCACCGACCAGGTCGGGGTGGGAGTCCTCGTACGCGTGGCTGACTGCACCCCAGTAGTGCTCGTCGGTCTCGACGAGCCAGTGGCGGGTGTCATCCACTGTGGTCGCGAAGGGCTGGTGCAAGGCATCGTCCTTGCGGCGATCGGCGCCATCCGTGACCGAGGTGCGGAATCACTCGAAGCGTGGGTCGGACCGCGCGCATGCGGGCGGTGTTACGAAGTGCCCCAGGAAATGGCCGATGCCGTCGCGGCCGCGGTGCCCGAGGCGCGTTCGACAACCTCATGGGGAACTCCCGCGCTCGACGTTGGCGCCGGTGTGATCGCGCAACTGCGCGAGCTCGGCGTACAGGTCAACGACCTCGGCGACCACGTGTGCACGATCGAAGACGAGCGGTTCTACTCCTACCGCCGCCAAGGCCAGGACTCTGGCCGCTTCGGTGCCGTCGCGGTGATCCGATGA
- the ftsZ gene encoding cell division protein FtsZ: MAVQNYLAVIKVVGIGGGGVNAVNRMIEIGLKGVEFIAINTDAQALLMSDADVKLDVGRDSTRGLGAGANPEIGKRAAEDHAEEIEAAIKGADMVFVTAGEGGGTGTGGAPVVARIARSLGALTIGVVTRPFKFEGRSRSNQADVGIQALRDEVDTLIVIPNDRLLSISDPNVSLLDSFRQADQVLHQGVSGITDLITTPGLINLDFADVKSVMSDAGSALMGIGSARGEHRAAIAAESAVSSPLLEASIEGARGVLLSIAGGSDLGLFEINEAAGLVADAVHPDANIIFGAVIDDALGDEVRVTVIAAGFDGGEPKLRDASQPALLKEVDRTPAATLPKPATAESFLEPDPFLGDDPRDGAGNVTVPADPMPTEYGDDLDVPDFLR; this comes from the coding sequence ATGGCGGTCCAGAACTATCTCGCCGTGATCAAGGTCGTAGGCATCGGCGGAGGCGGCGTAAACGCCGTCAATCGCATGATCGAGATCGGCCTCAAGGGCGTCGAGTTCATCGCGATCAACACTGATGCCCAGGCCTTGTTGATGAGTGACGCCGACGTCAAGCTCGACGTCGGACGCGACTCGACCCGCGGACTCGGCGCAGGCGCCAACCCGGAGATCGGCAAGCGCGCAGCAGAGGACCACGCCGAAGAGATCGAGGCTGCCATCAAGGGCGCCGACATGGTCTTCGTGACCGCAGGCGAAGGCGGTGGAACAGGTACGGGTGGTGCGCCAGTCGTGGCCCGAATCGCCCGCTCGCTCGGCGCTCTCACCATCGGTGTCGTCACCCGTCCGTTCAAGTTCGAGGGCCGCAGCCGCTCCAACCAGGCAGACGTCGGTATCCAGGCTCTCCGCGACGAGGTCGACACGCTCATCGTGATCCCCAATGACCGACTGCTGTCGATCAGTGATCCCAACGTCAGCCTGCTCGACTCGTTCCGTCAGGCCGATCAGGTGCTCCACCAGGGCGTCTCCGGCATCACGGACCTCATCACAACTCCCGGCTTGATCAACCTCGACTTCGCCGACGTCAAGTCGGTCATGTCTGACGCTGGCTCCGCTCTCATGGGCATCGGTTCGGCTCGCGGTGAGCACCGTGCCGCAATCGCGGCCGAGAGTGCCGTGTCGAGTCCGCTCCTCGAGGCCTCGATCGAAGGTGCGCGAGGCGTGCTGCTTTCGATCGCCGGTGGATCCGATCTCGGACTCTTCGAGATCAACGAAGCAGCTGGCCTGGTTGCTGACGCTGTGCACCCAGACGCCAACATCATCTTCGGCGCCGTCATCGACGACGCACTGGGCGATGAGGTCCGGGTGACTGTGATCGCTGCAGGCTTCGACGGTGGCGAGCCCAAGCTTCGCGACGCTTCGCAGCCGGCGCTGCTCAAGGAGGTTGACCGCACACCTGCGGCGACGCTCCCCAAGCCCGCCACGGCTGAGAGCTTCCTGGAGCCTGATCCGTTCCTCGGCGACGATCCACGCGATGGCGCGGGCAATGTGACGGTTCCGGCCGATCCGATGCCGACCGAGTACGGCGACGACCTCGACGTACCCGACTTCCTGCGCTGA
- a CDS encoding FtsQ-type POTRA domain-containing protein has protein sequence MSTLVWAIWFSSLLAATKVVVDGETTLSEAQIRKVAEVPIGEPLARIDTVGIEARVASMERIQGVTVSRSLPHTIRIEVAERIPIAYARLGGQLRAIDRYGIAYRTLSKPPKRLLEISVNVVDPRKRQQTLSAVASVVESLNEKDPQLRRQVQSISASTKDSIILDLSKGRTVTWGSAGNAARKLTVLNSLLRISAKQYDISAPDQPTTRN, from the coding sequence GTGAGCACCTTGGTCTGGGCCATCTGGTTCTCGAGCCTGCTCGCGGCCACGAAGGTCGTCGTCGACGGCGAGACGACACTCAGCGAAGCGCAGATCCGCAAGGTTGCGGAGGTTCCGATCGGGGAGCCGTTGGCTCGGATCGACACAGTCGGGATCGAAGCTCGCGTTGCCTCGATGGAGCGCATCCAGGGAGTGACCGTGAGTCGATCTCTTCCGCACACGATCCGCATCGAAGTCGCCGAGCGCATCCCGATCGCGTACGCGCGCCTGGGCGGACAACTACGCGCGATCGATCGCTACGGGATTGCGTACCGAACCTTGAGCAAGCCACCAAAGCGGTTGCTTGAGATCAGCGTGAATGTCGTCGACCCGCGCAAGCGCCAGCAGACGCTCAGCGCGGTTGCTTCGGTCGTTGAGTCGCTCAACGAGAAGGATCCTCAGCTGCGCCGGCAGGTGCAGTCGATCAGTGCGTCGACGAAGGACTCGATCATCCTCGATCTGAGCAAGGGGCGGACCGTCACGTGGGGGAGCGCGGGCAATGCTGCTCGCAAGCTGACGGTGCTGAACTCGCTGCTGAGGATCTCCGCCAAGCAGTACGACATCAGCGCGCCAGATCAGCCGACGACCCGCAACTAG
- the murC gene encoding UDP-N-acetylmuramate--L-alanine ligase, which produces MKIDIPANIPAADQLGNVHFIGIGGAGLSAIARLMAQQGITVSGSDAAESDVVKALRSEGITCHVGHDASQLAGVDTVIASTAVREDNPEIVEAQRLGLRLWPRSAGLRSVMEGRRTVAVAGTHGKTTTTAMLTCALLEAGADPSFAIGAEVASLGANARLGSSDLLIAEADESDGAFLVYAPDGAIVTNVDADHLDNYGTVEAYAEAFDEFVTTVDSFLVLNADDAGARALTAAATDRGLTVLTTGFAGDADLHATDLAVEGSTSTFTVSRSGAELGVVTLAVPGAHYAQDALLALGAGLLLGHDFAPLAKGLANYTGAARRMQLLGTAGGVRVYDSYAHHPTEIAADLAAARAIAAGDRLVVAYQPHLVSRTRLYGVEMGEALSAADRVVVADIYLAREDPDPAVTSALIVDAIEGPVASAGGPVSGLAELLIPELLPGDMLLTLGAGDITTVGPAVIEALEAQA; this is translated from the coding sequence GTGAAGATCGACATTCCTGCGAACATCCCCGCGGCCGACCAGCTGGGCAACGTTCACTTCATCGGTATTGGCGGAGCTGGACTTTCGGCGATCGCTCGGTTGATGGCGCAGCAGGGCATCACCGTGAGTGGCAGCGATGCAGCCGAGTCCGACGTGGTCAAAGCCCTGAGGTCCGAAGGCATCACCTGCCATGTGGGACATGACGCGTCACAGCTTGCGGGCGTCGACACGGTCATCGCCTCCACTGCAGTTCGCGAAGACAACCCCGAGATCGTGGAGGCGCAGCGCCTCGGGCTGCGGCTCTGGCCAAGATCTGCCGGACTGCGATCGGTCATGGAGGGTCGGCGTACGGTCGCTGTCGCCGGCACCCACGGCAAGACCACCACGACTGCGATGCTGACCTGCGCGCTGCTCGAAGCAGGCGCCGATCCTTCCTTTGCCATCGGCGCTGAGGTCGCGAGCCTCGGAGCCAACGCCCGTCTCGGCTCGAGCGATCTGTTGATCGCCGAGGCGGACGAAAGCGATGGCGCCTTCCTCGTCTACGCCCCTGACGGCGCGATCGTCACCAATGTCGACGCCGACCACCTCGACAACTACGGCACGGTCGAGGCCTACGCGGAAGCATTCGACGAATTCGTGACAACAGTCGACTCGTTCCTGGTGCTCAACGCGGACGACGCTGGGGCTCGCGCTCTCACCGCGGCCGCGACCGATCGTGGGCTCACAGTCCTGACAACCGGTTTCGCAGGCGACGCGGATCTTCACGCCACGGACCTCGCGGTCGAGGGCTCGACATCAACATTCACCGTCTCGCGTTCGGGTGCCGAACTGGGCGTCGTGACCTTGGCTGTGCCCGGAGCGCACTACGCGCAGGATGCTCTGCTCGCGCTCGGTGCCGGACTGCTGCTCGGACACGACTTCGCGCCACTCGCCAAGGGGTTGGCCAACTACACCGGCGCGGCTCGTCGTATGCAATTGCTCGGCACAGCAGGGGGAGTGCGGGTCTACGACTCGTACGCGCATCATCCGACCGAGATTGCCGCTGACCTTGCCGCCGCTCGAGCCATTGCCGCTGGCGATCGCCTTGTCGTTGCCTACCAACCGCACCTGGTGAGCCGTACGCGCCTGTATGGAGTCGAGATGGGCGAGGCTCTCTCGGCTGCCGACCGTGTCGTCGTCGCCGACATCTACCTCGCTCGCGAGGATCCCGATCCTGCTGTCACGTCTGCTCTCATCGTCGACGCCATCGAGGGGCCCGTCGCGTCGGCCGGTGGGCCGGTCTCCGGGTTGGCAGAGCTCCTGATCCCTGAACTCCTTCCTGGCGACATGCTGTTGACGCTGGGTGCTGGAGACATCACGACGGTTGGCCCGGCCGTGATTGAGGCGCTGGAAGCACAAGCGTGA
- the murG gene encoding undecaprenyldiphospho-muramoylpentapeptide beta-N-acetylglucosaminyltransferase codes for MRVLLAGGGTAGHTSPLLATAAVLSEGGDEIVCLGTPRGLEVTLIPQAGYQLELVPPVPLPRKPGKDLVLVPAKLRKAVKATGEVVDRVRPDVIVGFGGYVSVPAYLIARRRGIPLVVHEGNAVPGVANKLGARFTDHVATSFPDTDLPHATYIGLPIRREISGLDRAALRDEARKHFGLDADRPTLLVTGGSQGARRINQAVSAASRDLADSGVQVLHAAGRPEEVTLNLRDGDPPYVVTTFIDRMDLAYAAADLIVCRAGANTVTEVAAVGLPAAFVPLPHGNGEQAHNAHPVVQAGGALMIDDAALTPAWIDNVVIPLVSHTGRLAAMSEAASGIVPRDADERLAAMIRQAAR; via the coding sequence GTGCGCGTGCTGCTAGCTGGCGGAGGCACAGCCGGCCACACGTCGCCCCTCCTGGCCACGGCCGCTGTGTTGAGCGAGGGCGGTGACGAGATCGTGTGCCTCGGTACGCCTCGCGGCCTGGAAGTCACCTTGATCCCGCAAGCGGGCTATCAACTCGAACTGGTGCCGCCCGTGCCGCTGCCTCGCAAGCCCGGCAAAGATCTCGTGCTGGTGCCGGCCAAGCTACGCAAGGCGGTCAAGGCGACTGGCGAAGTGGTCGACCGCGTACGACCGGATGTCATCGTCGGCTTCGGTGGCTACGTGTCCGTGCCGGCGTACCTGATTGCCCGACGTCGCGGCATCCCGCTCGTCGTTCATGAGGGCAACGCAGTTCCCGGTGTAGCCAACAAGCTCGGTGCTCGGTTTACCGACCATGTCGCAACGAGCTTTCCAGACACAGACTTGCCGCACGCCACCTACATCGGCCTGCCGATCCGTCGGGAGATCTCCGGTCTTGACCGCGCCGCACTGCGGGACGAGGCACGCAAGCACTTCGGCCTGGACGCCGATCGGCCGACCTTGCTCGTGACCGGCGGCTCCCAAGGCGCACGCCGCATCAATCAGGCGGTTTCAGCTGCCTCTCGCGATCTTGCCGACTCCGGGGTTCAGGTGCTGCACGCTGCCGGTCGCCCCGAGGAGGTCACTCTCAACCTGCGCGACGGTGATCCGCCGTACGTCGTCACAACCTTCATCGATCGCATGGATCTGGCCTACGCCGCTGCAGATCTGATCGTGTGCCGAGCGGGTGCCAACACCGTGACCGAGGTTGCGGCAGTGGGCCTCCCAGCGGCTTTCGTCCCGTTGCCGCACGGCAATGGCGAGCAAGCCCACAACGCGCACCCCGTCGTTCAAGCCGGCGGCGCGCTGATGATCGATGATGCAGCGCTGACACCGGCGTGGATCGACAACGTCGTCATACCTCTCGTGTCGCACACCGGCCGTCTCGCAGCGATGTCGGAAGCCGCGTCGGGGATCGTTCCACGCGACGCCGATGAGCGTCTCGCCGCCATGATCCGACAGGCCGCCAGGTGA
- the ftsW gene encoding putative lipid II flippase FtsW, which translates to MSTTTPRRTSPWERPLGSYQLVLGASALLLGLGLIMVLSASSIYSRFNYDGNSFAIIERQLIFAVAGLVGAYVAAHVPLSTLRKLILPFLVVSVLMIMATFVPGVGIEVNGNRNWLPLAGGFRLQPSEFAKLALILWIADLYARRRTKLSNPRLVLTPMVPVAGAVALLVVGQHDLGTALVLFALIIGMLWVAGLPGRQMGLMLAALFVGLVVAVATSPERVSRLLNFTNPEADPDFKGFQAIHGMMALARGGFWGVGLGGSRQKWGSLPEAHTDFILAVIGEELGLLGTLVVLALFVFLAIAGIRIATRTRDPFVHYTAAGITIWISVQAVINIGMVLGLLPVIGIPLPLISYGGSSLLVTLLAMGILINCAKTEPGAKRALAAGRANRGRSRVLQRS; encoded by the coding sequence ATGAGCACGACAACACCCCGGCGCACATCGCCTTGGGAACGCCCATTGGGGTCCTACCAATTGGTGCTGGGTGCTTCGGCACTCCTGTTGGGGCTCGGCCTGATCATGGTGCTCAGCGCCAGCTCGATCTATTCGCGCTTCAACTACGACGGCAACTCGTTCGCAATCATCGAGCGCCAGTTGATCTTCGCCGTAGCTGGTCTCGTCGGCGCATACGTCGCAGCTCACGTGCCGCTGAGCACGCTGCGTAAACTGATCCTGCCGTTTCTAGTCGTCTCCGTGCTGATGATCATGGCGACGTTCGTCCCGGGCGTCGGCATTGAGGTCAACGGCAACCGCAACTGGCTCCCGCTCGCCGGTGGCTTCCGGCTCCAGCCGTCTGAATTCGCCAAGCTCGCGCTGATCTTGTGGATCGCTGACCTGTACGCCCGCCGCCGCACCAAGCTCAGCAACCCGCGGTTGGTCCTCACTCCGATGGTCCCGGTCGCCGGTGCAGTTGCGCTGCTCGTCGTCGGCCAACACGACCTCGGTACGGCTCTCGTGCTGTTTGCGTTGATCATCGGCATGCTCTGGGTCGCCGGCTTGCCGGGGCGCCAGATGGGCCTCATGCTTGCCGCGCTTTTCGTCGGACTTGTCGTTGCGGTGGCCACCTCGCCCGAACGCGTCAGCCGTTTGCTCAACTTCACCAACCCCGAGGCGGATCCAGACTTCAAGGGATTCCAGGCAATCCATGGAATGATGGCGCTCGCTCGTGGTGGCTTCTGGGGAGTGGGCCTTGGTGGTAGCCGCCAGAAGTGGGGCTCGCTGCCCGAGGCGCATACCGACTTCATCCTCGCCGTGATCGGCGAGGAACTGGGCCTCCTGGGCACTCTCGTCGTACTCGCCCTGTTCGTCTTCCTGGCGATCGCCGGCATCCGCATCGCCACCCGTACGCGTGATCCGTTCGTGCACTACACGGCTGCTGGCATCACGATTTGGATCTCGGTCCAGGCCGTCATCAACATCGGCATGGTGCTCGGTCTGTTGCCGGTCATCGGCATCCCATTGCCTCTCATCTCTTATGGCGGGTCGAGCCTGCTCGTGACACTGCTCGCCATGGGCATTCTGATTAACTGTGCAAAGACCGAACCGGGGGCCAAACGAGCCCTCGCGGCTGGCCGCGCCAACCGCGGACGGTCCCGAGTTCTGCAGAGGAGTTAG
- the murD gene encoding UDP-N-acetylmuramoyl-L-alanine--D-glutamate ligase, translated as MGQRSMTVDLDSLGRDSSWEGVRALVTGFGVSGFAAADTLTHLGATVIAVDEADDESLQEKAKLLGILGADVRLGSGSTDLTAEGFDLVVTSPGWPPSNPVLVGAAARSIPVWGEVELAWRLRGENPVPWLAVTGTNGKTTTVQMLVAILRADGRNAIAVGNVGTPVLEAVMNPEPFDVLAVELSSYQLHWSSSISAEASVVLNVAPDHLDWHGDLESYTADKARIYHNAQLACVYNVEDPTTERLVEEAEVVEGCRAIGFTLGLPAPGMVGLVDDVLADRAFVIGRISSAVELGTLADLASPSGVPAAPHTVANALAAAALARAHGVAPKAVRDGLRTFVPDAHRVADLGEVEGVRYVDDSKATNPHAASASLRSFDHNVWIAGGLAKGAGFDELVEAAKDQLRAVVLIGTDREIIAEALRRHAPDVPVVEVETGDTDLMDRVVEVAASLAHEGDTVLLAPGCASWDQFRNYSARGDAFASAVERLRNKS; from the coding sequence GTGGGTCAGCGGAGTATGACTGTGGACCTCGACTCCTTGGGTCGGGATTCGTCGTGGGAGGGCGTACGCGCTCTGGTCACCGGATTCGGCGTGAGCGGTTTCGCCGCCGCCGACACACTCACTCATCTCGGCGCGACCGTGATCGCCGTCGACGAGGCGGACGACGAATCGCTGCAGGAGAAGGCCAAGCTGCTCGGGATCCTCGGCGCCGACGTACGTCTTGGCAGTGGCTCGACTGATCTGACCGCCGAAGGATTCGACCTTGTGGTGACGTCGCCAGGATGGCCGCCGTCCAACCCGGTTCTCGTGGGTGCGGCCGCTCGTTCGATCCCGGTCTGGGGTGAGGTCGAGCTGGCCTGGCGTCTGCGTGGCGAGAACCCGGTGCCATGGCTCGCCGTGACCGGCACGAACGGCAAGACGACGACCGTTCAGATGCTGGTCGCGATCCTGCGTGCCGACGGTCGCAACGCGATTGCCGTGGGCAATGTCGGTACGCCCGTCCTTGAGGCTGTGATGAACCCCGAGCCGTTCGACGTGCTCGCGGTCGAGCTCTCCAGCTACCAGCTGCACTGGAGCTCGTCGATCTCCGCGGAAGCAAGTGTCGTGCTCAACGTCGCCCCGGATCATCTGGACTGGCACGGCGACCTCGAGTCGTACACCGCTGACAAGGCGCGGATCTATCACAACGCCCAGCTCGCCTGCGTCTACAACGTCGAGGACCCCACGACGGAGCGTCTCGTGGAGGAAGCCGAAGTCGTCGAAGGCTGCCGGGCAATCGGGTTCACCCTCGGGCTACCCGCGCCAGGCATGGTCGGTCTCGTCGACGACGTCCTCGCTGACCGTGCGTTCGTGATCGGTCGCATTTCCAGTGCAGTCGAACTCGGTACGCTCGCCGACCTCGCGTCTCCGTCAGGAGTACCCGCAGCGCCTCATACCGTCGCCAACGCACTTGCCGCGGCAGCGTTGGCTCGCGCCCACGGAGTTGCTCCCAAGGCCGTACGTGACGGGCTGCGAACGTTCGTCCCCGACGCGCACCGGGTCGCTGATCTGGGCGAGGTCGAGGGCGTCAGGTATGTCGACGATTCCAAGGCAACCAACCCGCATGCCGCGTCGGCGTCTCTCCGCAGTTTCGACCACAACGTATGGATCGCCGGGGGACTGGCCAAGGGTGCTGGCTTCGACGAGCTCGTCGAAGCGGCCAAAGATCAGCTCCGCGCAGTCGTTTTGATCGGTACTGACCGCGAAATCATCGCTGAGGCGCTCCGGCGACACGCGCCAGATGTCCCCGTGGTCGAGGTCGAAACCGGTGACACTGATCTCATGGATCGCGTCGTCGAGGTCGCCGCATCGCTCGCCCATGAGGGTGACACGGTGTTGTTGGCTCCCGGTTGCGCCTCCTGGGACCAGTTCCGCAACTACTCGGCTCGTGGCGATGCTTTCGCTTCTGCTGTCGAGAGGCTGCGCAACAAGTCCTGA